From the genome of bacterium, one region includes:
- a CDS encoding sugar ABC transporter substrate-binding protein, with translation MLRRPLVVLCLLAMALGAAQAAEITFQAWKYAMPGEEQYYRDLIADFEAAHPGDKVRFQFDSWDDAHDRMAEWLKTGTGPDLMVVCDMWLTEFAPYLVPYVDDMPEAKQAEFYEVLLHKATYQGHTLGLVWATSTKALFYRTDLMLRAPRDWTELLNTAHTVNLPGGPYGLGIPVKTTYESTDNFYFFFWSAGGEFFDESGRATINSDIGVAALTFYRDLAWQWHVTQPEPTSWSRKELEEFFGQGKLAMHANGPWLVASARHADPKLRFALAPLPLAPNKPPFNPRRITQVITDHLMLSKASKQQALARQFIDFAYQDKYRQRFCELGMVPEKKAVGNSDFFQKSPDWKIFVDLLPDGKFLPLINWQPVELAMQQMLWKVFTGRLEPKPALDEVAQVMDKAAGR, from the coding sequence ATGCTCCGCCGACCGCTTGTCGTCCTGTGTCTGCTGGCAATGGCGCTCGGCGCTGCGCAAGCTGCCGAGATCACCTTCCAGGCCTGGAAGTATGCGATGCCCGGTGAGGAGCAGTACTACCGCGACCTCATCGCCGACTTCGAGGCCGCCCACCCCGGCGACAAGGTCCGCTTCCAGTTCGACTCCTGGGACGACGCCCACGACCGGATGGCCGAGTGGCTCAAGACCGGCACCGGGCCGGACCTGATGGTCGTGTGCGACATGTGGCTGACGGAGTTCGCGCCCTATCTCGTGCCCTACGTGGACGACATGCCAGAGGCGAAGCAGGCCGAGTTCTACGAGGTGCTGCTGCACAAGGCCACCTACCAGGGACACACCCTCGGGCTCGTGTGGGCCACCTCCACCAAGGCGCTGTTCTACCGCACAGACCTGATGCTCCGAGCGCCCCGCGATTGGACCGAGCTGCTCAACACCGCCCACACGGTCAACCTGCCGGGCGGCCCCTATGGTCTGGGCATCCCCGTCAAGACGACCTATGAGAGCACCGACAACTTCTACTTCTTCTTCTGGAGCGCCGGCGGGGAGTTCTTCGACGAGAGCGGCAGGGCCACCATCAACTCCGACATTGGCGTGGCGGCGCTGACGTTCTACCGCGACCTGGCCTGGCAGTGGCACGTCACCCAGCCCGAGCCGACCTCGTGGTCGCGCAAGGAGCTGGAGGAGTTCTTCGGCCAGGGCAAGCTGGCGATGCACGCCAATGGCCCATGGCTGGTGGCGTCGGCGCGGCACGCGGACCCGAAGCTGCGGTTCGCGCTCGCGCCGCTGCCGCTGGCGCCGAACAAGCCGCCCTTCAACCCCCGCCGCATCACGCAGGTCATCACCGACCACCTGATGCTCAGCAAGGCCAGCAAGCAGCAGGCCCTGGCGCGCCAGTTCATTGACTTCGCGTACCAGGACAAGTACCGGCAGCGCTTCTGCGAGTTGGGGATGGTGCCGGAGAAGAAGGCCGTCGGCAACTCGGACTTCTTCCAGAAGAGCCCGGACTGGAAGATCTTCGTGGACCTGCTGCCGGACGGCAAGTTCCTCCCGCTGATCAACTGGCAGCCGGTGGAGCTGGCGATGCAGCAGATGCTGTGGAAGGTGTTCACGGGCCGCCTGGAGCCCAAGCCGGCGCTGGATGAGGTGGCGCAGGTGATGGACAAGGCGGCGGGGCGGTAG